In Lewinellaceae bacterium, a single window of DNA contains:
- a CDS encoding DUF3494 domain-containing protein: protein MKRYVQLNLLTAVILFLIPNVNFAQLQPPPPSLGAAESFAVFTSAGALTNDGATAVTGDVGSNVGGVIGFPPGVVIGSIHDADGASAAAAPDVCAAYMYLDGILGGMTIGTTLGSGQMLTPDVYILGAASTLDGDLILNAGGNPDAIFIFQIDGAFATTVGSMVTLINGASFCNVYWQVNGAVTLGEGSVFLGTIIASGAIHILEAASLSGRALTCTGAIDLHNNIISNGLPVASTITANGATTFCAGGSVILSGNIGGVWSTGETTGSITVTTSGDYFVTNTDGCGTVISNHIIVTVNPLPICTIAGDMSICEGQSTQLCTPAGAASYLWSTGQTTSCITVSTAGAYSVTVTGANGCSSTCSATVTVNPLPLCTITGDMSICEGQSTQLCTPAGAASYLWSTGQTTSCITVSTAGAYSVTVTGANGCSSTCSATVTVNPLPLCTITGDMSICEGQSTQLCTPAGAASYLWSTGQTTSCITVSTAGAYSVTVTGANGCSSTCSATVTVNPLPLCTITGDMSICEGQSTQLCTPAGAASYLWSTGQTTSCITVSTAGAYSVTVTGANGCSSTCSATVTVNPLPICTIAGNMSICEGQSTQLCTPAGAASYLWSTGQTTNCITVSTAGAYSVTVTGANGCSSICSATVTVNPLPVCTITGDMSICEGESNELCTPAGAASYLWSTGGTSNCITVSTAGAYSVTVMNANGCSSICSATVTVNPLPLCTITGGMSVCEGQSTQLCTPAGAASYLWSTGQTTNCITVSTAGAYSVTVMDANGCSSICSATVTVNPLPLCTITGDMSVCEGQSTQLCTPAGAASYLWSTGQTTNCITVSTAGAYSVTVMDANGCSSICSATVTVNPLPLCTITGGMSVCEGQSTQLCTPAGAASYLWSTGQTTNCITVSTAGAYSVTVMDANGCSSICSATVTVNPLPLCTITGDLSICQGQSTQLCTPAGAASYLWSTGQTTNCITVSTAGAYSVTVMDANGCSSICSATVTVNPIPICTITGNFSLCQGESSELCTPLVVGNTYEWSTGETSNCITVDMPGFYSVTVTDPNGCFSVCSEEVILNPLPQCTITGDFSLCEGESSELCTPLVVGNTYEWSTGETSNCITVDMPGFYSVTVTDPNGCFSVCSEEVILNPLPQCTITGDLSLCEGESSELCTPLVVGNTYEWSTGETSNCITVDMPGFYSVTVTDQNGCFSVCSEEVILNPLPQCTITGDLSLCEGESSELCTPLVVGNTYEWSTGETSNCITVDMPGIYSVTVTDQNGCFSVCSEEVVLNPLPQCTITGDFSLCEGESSELCTPLVIGNTYEWSTGETSNCITVDMPGIYSVTVTDPNGCFSVCSEEVILNPLPQCTITGDFSLCEGESSELCTPLVIGNTYEWSTGETSNCITVDMPGTYSVTVTDQEGCFSVCSEEVILNPLPQCTITGDLSLCEGESSELCTPLVIGNSSYEWSTGETSNCITVDMPGTYSVTVTDQEGCFSVCSEQVGVNPLPACTITGDFSFCEGESSELCTPLVVGNTYLWSTGETSNCITVDMPGTYSVTVTDQEGCFSVCSEEVILNPLPQCTITGDFSLCEGESSELCTPLVIGNTYEWSTGETSNCITVDMPGIYSVTVTDPNGCFSVCSEEVILNPLPQCTITGDFSLCEGESSELCTPLVIGNTYEWSTGETSNCITVDMPGTYSVTVTDQEGCFSVCSEEVILNPLPQCTITGDLSLCEGESSELCTPLVIGNTYEWSTGETSNCITVDMPGTYSVTVTDQEGCFSVCSEQVGVNPLPACTITGDFSFCEGESSELCTPLVVGNTYLWSTGETSNCITVDMPGTYSVTVTDQEGCFSVCSEEVALNPLPVCTITGDFSFCEGESSELCTPLVVGNTYEWSTGETSNCITVDMPGIYSVTVTDPNGCFSVCSEEVILNPLPQCTITGDFSLCEGESSELCTPLVIGNTYEWSTGETSNCITVDMPGIYSVTVTDPNGCFSVCSEEVILNPLPQCTITGDLSLCEGESSELCTPLVVGNTYEWSTGETSNCITVDMPGIYSVTVTDPNGCFSVCSEEVILNPLPQCTITGDLSLCEGESSELCTPLVVGNTYEWSTGETSNCITVDMPGIYSVTVTDPNGCFSVCSEEVILNPLPQCTITGDLSLCEGESSELCTPLVIGNTYEWSTGETSNCITVDMPGIYSVTVTDQNGCFSVCSEEVILNPLPQCTITGDFSLCEGESSELCTPLVAGNTYEWSTGETSNCIIVDMPGIYSVTVTDPNGCFSVCSEEVILNPLPQCTITGDFSLCEGESSELCTPLVAGNTYEWSTGEMSNCIIVDMPGIYSVTVTDPNGCFSVCSEEVILNPLPQCTITGDFSLCEGESSELCTPLVAGNTYEWSTGETSNCITVDMPGIYSVTVTDPNGCFSVCSEEVILNPLPQCTITGDFSLCEGESSELCTPLVAGNTYEWSTGETSNCITVDMPGIYSVTVTDPNGCFSVCSEEVILNPLPQCTITGDFSLCEGESSELCTPLVAGNTYEWSTGETSNCITVDMPGIYSVTVTDPNGCFSVCSEEVALNPLPVCTITGDFSFCEGESSELCTPLVIGNTYEWSTGETSNCITVDMPGIYSVTVTDPNGCFSVCSEEVILNPLPQCTITGDFSLCEGESSELCTPLVIGNTYEWSTGETSNCITVDMPGIYSVTVTDPNGCFSVCSEEVILNPLPQCTITGDFSLCEGESSELCTPLVIGNTYEWSTGETSNCITVGMPGIYSVTVTDPNGCFSVCSEEVILNPLPQCTITGDMSLCEGESSELCTPLVIGNTYEWSTGETSNCITVDMPGIYSVTVTDPNGCFSVCSEEVILNPLPQCTITGDFSLCEGESSELCTPLVVGNTYEWSTGETSNCITVDMPGIYSVTVTDPNGCFSVCSEEVILNPLPQCTITGDFSLCEGESSKLCTPLVVGNTYEWSTGETSNCITVGMPGIYSVTVTDQEGCFSVCSEEVILNPLPQCEVTGDLFLCEEGQLTELCTPFVTGYTYEWSTGETSNCVTVSTAGIYSVTVTDQEGCFSVCSATVAVNPPPVCAITGDNTLCEGESTQLCVPAGAESYLWSTGAMTNCITVSTAGTYSVTVTYLGGCFSVCSEEVILNPLPQCTITGDLSLCEGESSELCTPLVIGNTYEWSTGETSNCITVDMPGIYSVTVTDPNGCFSVCSEEIILNPLPQCEITGDLFLCEEGQLTELCTPFVTGYTYEWSTGETSNCVTVSMAGIYSVTVTDQEGCFSICSATVTVNPPPVCIIVGDNTLCEGESTQLCVPAGAASYLWSTGAMTNCITVSMAGTYSVTVTYLGGCFSVCSEEVILNPLPQCTITGDLSLCEGESSELCTPLVVGNTYEWSTGETSNCITVDMPGIYSVTVTDPNGCFSVCSEEVILNPLPQCTITGDFSLCEGESSELCTPLVVGNTYEWSTGETSNCIQWTCRALIPSPSLTRKAASAFAAKKSLSTRCRFAPSLATTPSARARPASFARLLWRATHTCGARAKRPTASRWACRAPTRSLSLTRKAVSAFAASKSASTRCRFAPSLEISPSAKASPASFARPSL from the coding sequence ATGAAACGATATGTACAATTAAACCTATTAACGGCAGTCATTCTTTTTTTAATACCAAATGTAAATTTCGCACAGTTGCAGCCTCCTCCTCCCTCCTTAGGGGCGGCAGAAAGTTTTGCAGTATTTACCTCGGCTGGAGCACTTACAAATGATGGAGCGACGGCCGTGACCGGCGATGTCGGGTCCAATGTAGGTGGAGTCATTGGATTTCCTCCGGGAGTAGTCATCGGAAGTATTCATGATGCCGATGGCGCTTCAGCAGCGGCTGCACCAGATGTGTGTGCTGCATATATGTATTTAGACGGCATTCTCGGAGGTATGACTATAGGGACTACACTGGGAAGCGGCCAGATGCTCACCCCGGACGTGTACATCCTGGGAGCCGCTTCAACATTAGATGGAGACTTAATTTTAAATGCGGGAGGTAATCCTGATGCTATATTTATTTTCCAGATAGACGGCGCTTTCGCAACAACTGTTGGCTCAATGGTTACGCTTATTAATGGCGCCTCTTTCTGCAATGTCTATTGGCAAGTAAATGGAGCCGTTACTTTAGGAGAGGGGTCTGTTTTCCTGGGTACCATCATTGCTAGCGGAGCTATCCACATTTTGGAAGCCGCATCGCTTTCCGGTAGAGCGCTCACATGTACGGGCGCTATCGACTTGCATAACAATATAATTAGCAACGGATTGCCAGTAGCATCAACAATTACAGCAAATGGAGCAACGACATTTTGTGCAGGCGGTAGCGTTATACTTTCAGGAAATATTGGCGGAGTTTGGAGTACGGGAGAAACTACAGGGTCTATAACCGTAACCACAAGTGGAGACTATTTTGTAACAAATACAGATGGGTGCGGTACTGTAATTTCAAATCATATTATAGTCACCGTCAACCCGCTGCCCATTTGCACCATTGCCGGCGACATGTCTATCTGCGAGGGGCAGTCTACCCAGCTCTGCACGCCGGCGGGCGCTGCTTCCTACCTGTGGAGCACCGGCCAAACCACCAGCTGCATCACGGTAAGCACGGCAGGGGCCTATTCGGTCACCGTCACCGGCGCGAACGGGTGCAGCAGCACCTGCAGCGCGACCGTCACCGTCAACCCGCTGCCGTTATGCACCATCACAGGCGACATGTCTATCTGCGAGGGGCAGTCTACCCAGCTCTGCACGCCGGCGGGCGCTGCTTCCTACCTGTGGAGCACCGGCCAAACCACCAGCTGCATCACGGTAAGCACGGCAGGGGCCTATTCGGTCACCGTCACCGGCGCGAACGGGTGCAGCAGCACCTGCAGCGCGACCGTCACCGTCAACCCGCTGCCGTTATGCACCATCACAGGCGACATGTCTATCTGCGAGGGGCAGTCTACCCAGCTCTGCACGCCGGCGGGCGCTGCTTCCTACCTGTGGAGCACCGGCCAAACCACCAGCTGCATCACGGTAAGCACGGCAGGGGCCTATTCGGTCACCGTCACCGGCGCGAACGGGTGCAGCAGCACCTGCAGCGCGACCGTCACCGTCAACCCGCTGCCGTTATGCACCATCACAGGCGACATGTCTATCTGCGAGGGGCAGTCTACCCAGCTCTGCACGCCGGCGGGCGCTGCTTCCTACCTGTGGAGCACCGGCCAAACCACCAGCTGCATCACGGTAAGCACGGCAGGGGCCTATTCTGTCACCGTCACCGGCGCGAACGGGTGCAGCAGCACCTGTAGCGCGACCGTCACCGTCAATCCGCTGCCCATCTGCACAATCGCAGGCAACATGTCTATCTGCGAAGGGCAGTCTACCCAGCTCTGCACGCCGGCGGGCGCTGCTTCCTACCTGTGGAGCACCGGCCAAACCACCAACTGCATCACGGTAAGCACGGCAGGGGCCTATTCTGTCACCGTCACCGGCGCGAACGGGTGCAGCAGCATTTGTAGCGCGACCGTCACCGTCAACCCGCTGCCGGTTTGTACCATCACCGGCGACATGTCCATCTGCGAGGGCGAATCCAACGAGCTTTGCACGCCGGCGGGCGCTGCTTCCTACCTGTGGAGCACCGGCGGAACGTCCAACTGCATCACGGTAAGCACGGCAGGCGCCTATTCGGTCACCGTCATGAACGCGAACGGGTGCAGCAGCATCTGCAGCGCGACCGTCACCGTCAACCCGCTGCCGTTATGCACCATCACAGGCGGCATGTCTGTGTGCGAGGGGCAGTCTACCCAGCTCTGCACGCCGGCGGGCGCTGCTTCCTACCTGTGGAGCACCGGCCAAACCACCAACTGCATCACGGTAAGCACGGCAGGGGCTTATTCGGTCACCGTCATGGACGCGAACGGGTGCAGCAGCATCTGTAGCGCGACCGTCACCGTTAACCCGCTGCCGTTATGCACCATCACCGGCGACATGTCTGTCTGCGAGGGGCAGTCTACCCAGCTCTGCACGCCGGCGGGCGCTGCTTCCTATTTGTGGAGCACCGGCCAAACCACCAACTGCATCACGGTAAGCACGGCAGGGGCCTATTCGGTCACCGTCATGGACGCGAACGGGTGCAGCAGCATCTGCAGCGCGACCGTCACCGTCAACCCGCTGCCGTTATGCACCATCACAGGCGGCATGTCTGTGTGCGAGGGGCAGTCTACGCAGCTCTGCACGCCGGCGGGCGCTGCTTCCTACCTGTGGAGCACCGGCCAAACCACCAACTGCATCACGGTAAGCACGGCAGGGGCCTATTCGGTCACCGTCATGGATGCGAACGGGTGCAGCAGCATCTGCAGCGCGACCGTCACCGTCAACCCGCTGCCGTTATGCACCATCACCGGCGACCTGTCCATCTGCCAGGGGCAATCTACACAGCTCTGCACGCCGGCGGGCGCTGCTTCCTACCTGTGGAGCACCGGCCAAACCACCAACTGCATCACGGTAAGCACGGCAGGGGCCTATTCGGTCACCGTCATGGATGCGAACGGGTGCAGCAGCATCTGCAGCGCGACCGTCACCGTTAACCCTATACCAATTTGCACCATCACTGGAAACTTCTCCCTGTGCCAGGGCGAATCCAGCGAGCTTTGCACGCCCCTCGTTGTAGGCAACACTTATGAATGGAGCACAGGCGAGACGTCCAACTGCATCACAGTTGACATGCCGGGCTTTTACTCCGTCACCGTCACCGACCCGAACGGCTGTTTCAGCGTTTGCAGCGAAGAGGTCATCCTCAACCCGCTGCCGCAATGCACCATCACCGGCGATTTCTCTCTCTGCGAGGGCGAATCCAGCGAGCTTTGCACGCCCCTCGTTGTAGGCAACACTTATGAATGGAGCACAGGCGAGACGTCCAACTGCATCACAGTTGACATGCCGGGCTTTTACTCCGTCACCGTCACCGACCCGAACGGCTGTTTCAGCGTTTGCAGCGAAGAGGTCATCCTCAACCCGCTGCCGCAATGCACCATCACCGGGGACCTATCCCTGTGCGAAGGCGAGTCCAGCGAGCTTTGCACGCCTCTCGTTGTAGGCAACACCTACGAATGGAGCACGGGCGAGACGTCCAACTGCATCACAGTGGACATGCCGGGCTTTTACTCCGTCACCGTTACTGACCAGAACGGCTGTTTCAGCGTCTGCAGCGAAGAGGTCATCCTCAACCCGCTGCCGCAATGCACCATCACCGGGGACCTATCCCTGTGCGAAGGCGAGTCCAGCGAGCTTTGCACGCCTCTCGTTGTAGGCAACACCTACGAATGGAGCACGGGCGAGACGTCCAACTGCATCACAGTGGACATGCCGGGCATTTATTCGGTCACCGTTACTGACCAGAACGGCTGTTTCAGCGTCTGCAGCGAAGAGGTTGTCCTCAACCCGCTGCCGCAATGCACCATCACCGGGGACTTCTCTCTCTGCGAAGGCGAATCCAGCGAGCTTTGCACGCCCCTGGTTATAGGCAACACTTATGAATGGAGCACAGGCGAGACGTCCAACTGCATCACGGTTGACATGCCAGGCATTTATTCGGTCACCGTTACCGACCCGAACGGCTGTTTCAGCGTCTGCAGCGAAGAGGTCATCCTCAACCCGCTGCCGCAATGCACCATCACCGGCGACTTCTCTCTCTGCGAAGGCGAGTCCAGCGAGCTTTGCACGCCCCTCGTTATAGGCAACACCTACGAATGGAGCACTGGCGAAACGTCCAACTGCATTACAGTTGACATGCCGGGCACCTACTCGGTAACGGTCACTGACCAGGAAGGCTGTTTCAGCGTCTGCAGCGAAGAGGTCATCCTCAACCCGCTGCCGCAATGCACCATCACGGGGGACCTATCCCTCTGCGAAGGCGAATCCAGCGAGCTTTGTACGCCTCTCGTTATAGGCAACAGCAGCTACGAATGGAGCACTGGCGAAACGTCCAACTGCATTACAGTTGACATGCCGGGCACCTACTCGGTAACGGTCACTGACCAGGAAGGCTGTTTCAGCGTTTGCAGCGAGCAAGTCGGCGTCAACCCGCTGCCGGCCTGCACCATCACTGGAGATTTCTCCTTCTGCGAGGGCGAGTCCAGCGAGCTTTGCACGCCTCTGGTTGTAGGCAACACATACCTATGGAGCACTGGCGAAACGTCCAACTGCATTACAGTTGACATGCCGGGCACCTACTCGGTAACGGTCACTGACCAGGAAGGCTGTTTCAGCGTTTGCAGCGAAGAGGTCATCCTCAACCCGCTGCCGCAATGCACCATCACCGGGGACTTCTCTCTCTGCGAAGGCGAATCCAGCGAGCTTTGCACGCCCCTGGTTATAGGCAACACTTATGAATGGAGCACAGGCGAGACGTCCAACTGCATCACGGTTGACATGCCAGGCATTTATTCGGTCACCGTTACCGACCCGAACGGCTGTTTCAGCGTCTGCAGCGAAGAGGTCATCCTCAACCCGCTGCCGCAATGCACCATCACCGGCGACTTCTCTCTCTGCGAAGGCGAGTCCAGCGAGCTTTGCACGCCCCTCGTTATAGGCAACACCTACGAATGGAGCACTGGCGAAACGTCCAACTGCATTACAGTTGACATGCCGGGCACCTACTCGGTAACGGTCACTGACCAGGAAGGCTGTTTCAGCGTCTGCAGCGAAGAGGTCATCCTCAACCCGCTGCCGCAATGCACCATCACGGGGGACCTATCCCTCTGCGAAGGCGAATCCAGCGAGCTTTGTACGCCTCTCGTTATAGGCAACACCTACGAATGGAGCACTGGCGAAACGTCCAACTGCATTACAGTTGACATGCCGGGCACCTACTCGGTAACGGTCACTGACCAGGAAGGCTGTTTCAGCGTTTGCAGCGAGCAAGTCGGCGTCAACCCGCTGCCGGCCTGCACCATCACTGGAGATTTCTCCTTCTGCGAGGGCGAGTCCAGCGAGCTTTGCACGCCTCTGGTTGTAGGCAACACATACCTATGGAGCACTGGCGAAACGTCCAACTGCATTACAGTTGACATGCCGGGCACCTACTCGGTAACGGTCACTGACCAGGAAGGCTGTTTCAGCGTTTGCAGCGAAGAGGTTGCCCTCAACCCGCTGCCGGTTTGCACCATCACTGGAGATTTCTCCTTCTGCGAAGGCGAGTCCAGCGAGCTTTGCACGCCCCTCGTTGTAGGCAACACCTACGAATGGAGCACGGGCGAGACGTCCAACTGCATCACGGTGGACATGCCGGGCATTTATTCGGTCACCGTTACTGACCCTAACGGCTGTTTCAGCGTCTGCAGCGAAGAGGTCATCCTCAACCCGCTGCCGCAATGCACCATCACGGGCGACTTCTCTCTCTGCGAAGGCGAATCCAGCGAGCTTTGCACGCCCTTGGTTATAGGCAACACCTACGAATGGAGCACAGGCGAGACGTCCAACTGCATTACAGTGGACATGCCGGGCATTTATTCGGTCACCGTTACTGACCCGAACGGCTGTTTCAGCGTCTGCAGCGAAGAGGTCATCCTCAACCCGCTGCCGCAATGCACCATCACGGGGGACCTATCCCTGTGCGAAGGCGAATCCAGCGAGCTTTGCACGCCTCTCGTTGTGGGCAACACCTACGAATGGAGCACGGGCGAGACGTCCAACTGCATCACAGTTGACATGCCGGGCATTTATTCGGTCACCGTTACTGACCCGAACGGCTGTTTCAGCGTCTGCAGCGAAGAGGTCATCCTCAACCCGCTGCCGCAATGCACCATCACGGGGGACCTATCCCTCTGCGAAGGCGAATCCAGCGAGCTTTGCACGCCTCTCGTTGTGGGCAACACCTACGAATGGAGCACGGGCGAGACGTCCAACTGCATCACAGTTGACATGCCGGGCATTTATTCGGTCACCGTTACTGACCCGAACGGCTGTTTCAGCGTCTGCAGCGAAGAGGTCATCCTCAACCCGCTGCCGCAATGCACCATCACCGGCGACCTATCCCTGTGCGAAGGCGAATCCAGCGAGCTTTGCACGCCCCTGGTTATAGGCAACACTTATGAATGGAGCACAGGCGAGACGTCCAACTGCATCACGGTTGACATGCCAGGCATTTATTCGGTCACCGTTACCGACCAGAACGGCTGTTTCAGCGTCTGCAGCGAAGAGGTCATCCTCAATCCGCTGCCGCAATGTACCATCACCGGCGACTTCTCTCTCTGCGAGGGCGAGTCCAGCGAGCTTTGCACGCCCCTCGTGGCAGGCAACACTTATGAGTGGAGCACAGGCGAGACGTCCAACTGCATCATAGTGGACATGCCCGGCATATACTCCGTCACCGTCACTGACCCGAACGGCTGTTTCAGCGTCTGCAGCGAAGAGGTCATCCTCAACCCGCTGCCGCAATGCACCATCACGGGCGACTTCTCTCTCTGCGAAGGCGAGTCCAGCGAGCTTTGCACGCCCCTCGTGGCAGGCAACACTTATGAGTGGAGCACCGGCGAGATGTCCAACTGCATCATAGTGGACATGCCCGGCATTTACTCCGTCACCGTCACCGACCCGAACGGCTGTTTCAGCGTCTGCAGCGAAGAGGTCATCCTCAACCCGCTGCCGCAATGTACCATCACCGGCGACTTCTCCCTTTGCGAGGGCGAATCCAGCGAGCTTTGCACGCCCCTCGTGGCAGGCAACACTTATGAGTGGAGCACAGGCGAGACGTCCAACTGCATCACAGTTGACATGCCGGGCATTTATTCAGTCACCGTCACCGACCCGAACGGCTGTTTCAGCGTCTGCAGCGAAGAGGTCATCCTCAACCCGCTGCCGCAATGCACCATCACGGGCGACTTCTCTCTCTGCGAAGGCGAGTCCAGCGAGCTTTGCACGCCCCTCGTGGCAGGCAACACTTATGAGTGGAGCACCGGCGAAACGTCCAACTGCATCACAGTTGACATGCCGGGCATTTATTCAGTCACCGTCACTGACCCGAACGGCTGTTTCAGCGTCTGCAGCGAAGAGGTCATCCTCAATCCGCTGCCGCAATGTACCATCACCGGCGACTTCTCTCTCTGCGAGGGCGAGTCCAGCGAGCTTTGCACGCCCCTCGTGGCAGGCAACACTTATGAGTGGAGCACAGGCGAGACGTCCAACTGCATCACGGTGGACATGCCGGGCATTTATTCAGTCACCGTCACTGACCCGAACGGATGTTTCAGCGTCTGCAGCGAAGAGGTTGCCCTCAACCCGCTGCCGGTTTGCACCATCACTGGAGATTTCTCCTTCTGCGAAGGCGAGTCCAGCGAGCTTTGCACGCCCCTCGTTATAGGCAACACCTACGAATGGAGCACAGGCGAGACGTCCAACTGCATTACAGTGGACATGCCGGGCATTTATTCGGTCACCGTTACTGACCCGAACGGCTGTTTCAGCGTCTGCAGCGAAGAGGTCATCCTCAACCCGCTGCCGCAATGCACCATCACGGGCGACTTCTCTCTCTGCGAAGGCGAGTCCAGCGAGCTTTGCACGCCCCTCGTTATAGGCAACACATATGAATGGAGCACAGGCGAGACGTCCAACTGCATTACAGTGGACATGCCGGGCATTTATTCGGTCACCGTTACTGACCCGAACGGCTGTTTCAGCGTCTGCAGCGAAGAGGTCATCCTCAACCCGCTGCCGCAATGCACCATCACGGGCGACTTCTCTCTCTGCGAAGGCGAGTCCAGCGAGCTTTGCACGCCCCTCGTTATAGGCAACACATATGAATGGAGCACAGGCGAGACGTCCAACTGCATCACAGTGGGCATGCCGGGCATCTATTCTGTCACCGTTACTGACCCGAACGGCTGTTTCAGCGTTTGCAGCGAAGAGGTCATCCTCAACCCGCTGCCGCAATGCACCATCACCGGGGACATGTCCCTGTGCGAAGGCGAGTCCAGCGAGCTTTGCACGCCCCTGGTTATAGGCAACACCTACGAATGGAGCACGGGCGAGACGTCCAACTGCATCACGGTTGACATGCCGGGCATTTATTCGGTCACCGTTACTGACCCGAACGGCTGTTTCAGCGTTTGCAGCGAAGAGGTCATCCTCAACCCGCTGCCGCAATGCACCATCACGGGCGACTTCTCTCTCTGCGAAGGCGAATCCAGCGAGCTTTGCACGCCTCTCGTTGTAGGCAACACCTATGAATGGAGCACGGGCGAGACGTCCAACTGCATCACGGTTGACATGCCGGGCATTTATTCTGTCACGGTCACTGACCCTAACGGCTGTTTCAGCGTCTGCAGCGAAGAGGTCATCCTCAACCCGCTGCCGCAATGTACCATCACTGGAGACTTCTCCCTGTGCGAAGGCGAGTCCAGCAAGCTTTGCACGCCCCTCGTTGTAGGCAACACCTACGAATGGAGCACAGGCGAGACGTCCAACTGCATCACAGTGGGCATGCCGGGCATCTATTCAGTCACTGTCACTGACCAGGAAGGATGTTTCAGCGTCTGCAGCGAAGAGGTTATCCTCAACCCGCTGCCGCAATGCGAGGTCACAGGCGACCTGTTCCTCTGCGAGGAGGGGCAGTTAACTGAACTTTGCACGCCTTTCGTAACAGGTTACACCTACGAGTGGAGCACGGGCGAGACGTCCAACTGCGTCACGGTAAGCACGGCAGGCATCTACTCCGTCACGGTCACTGACCAGGAAGGCTGTTTCAGCGTTTGCAGCGCGACGGTCGCCGTCAACCCGCCTCCGGTTTGCGCCATCACAGGCGACAATACCCTCTGCGAGGGCGAGTCAACTCAACTTTGTGTGCCCGCGGGCGCAGAATCCTATCTGTGGAGCACTGGCGCCATGACAAATTGCATTACGGTAAGCACGGCTGGAACCTATTCGGTCACCGTCACTTACCTGGGCGGCTGTTTCAGCGTTTGCAGCGAAGAGGTCATCCTCAACCCGCTGCCGCAATGTACCATCACCGGGGACCTGTCCCTCTGCGAAGGCGAATCCAGCGAGCTTTGCACGCCCCTGGTTATAGGCAACACCTACGAATGGAGCACAGGCGAGACGTCCAACTGCATCACGGTTGACATGCCAGGCATTTATTCGGTCACCGTCACCGACCCGAACGGATGTTTCAGCGTCTGTAGCGAAGAAATCATCCTCAACCCGCTGCCGCAATGCGAGATCACCGGCGACCTGTTCCTCTGCGAGGAGGGGCAGTTAACAGAACTTTGCACACCTTTCGTAACAGGTTACACCTACGAGTGGAGCACGGGCGAGACGTCCAACTGCGTCACGGTAAGCATGGCAGGCATCTACTCCGTCACTGTCACCGACCAGGAAGGCTGTTTCAGCATCTGTAGCGCGACGGTCACTGTCAACCCGCCTCCGGTTTGCATCATTGTTGGCGACAACACCCTCTGCGAGGGCGAGTCAACTCAGCTTTGTGTACCCGCGGGCGCTGCTTCCTATCTGTGGAGCACCGGCGCCATGACTAACTGCATCACGGTGAGCATGGCTGGAACCTATTCGGTTACCGTCACTTACCTGGGCGGCTGCTTCAGCGTCTGCAGCGAAGAGGTTATCCTCAACCCGCTGCCGCAATGCACCATCACCGGGGACCTATCCCTGTGCGAAGGCGAATCCAGCGAGCTTTGCACGCCTCTCGTTGTAGGCAACACCTACGAATGGAGCACGGGCGAGACGTCCAACTGCATCACAGTTGACATGCCGGGCATTTATTCGGTCACCGTTACTGACCCGAACGGCTGTTTCAGCGTCTGCAGCGAAGAGGTCATCCTCAACCCGCTGCCGCAATGCACCATCACCGGCGACTTCTCTCTCTGCGAAGGCGAGTCCAGCGAGCTTTGCACGCCCCTCGTTGTAGGCAACACCTACGAATGGAGCACGGGCGAGACGTCCAACTGCATTCAGTGGACATGCCGGGCACTTATTCCGTCACCGTCACTGACCAGGAAGGCTGCTTCAGCGTTTGCAGCGAAGAAGTCGCTGTCAACCCGCTGCCGGTTTGCACCGTCACTGGCGACAACACCCTCTGCGAGGGCGAGGCCAGCGAGCTTTGCACGCCTTTTGTGGCGGGCAACACATACCTGTGGAGCACGGGCGAAACGTCCAACTGCATCACGGTGGGCATGCCGGGCACCTACTCGGTCACTGTCACTGACCAGGAAGGCTGTTTCAGCGTTTGCAGCGAGCAAGTCGGCGTCAACCCGCTGCCGGTTTGCACCATCACTGGAAATTTCTCCTTCTGCGAAGGCGAGTCCAGCGAGCTTTGCACGCCCCTCGTTGTAG